In Panthera tigris isolate Pti1 chromosome D2, P.tigris_Pti1_mat1.1, whole genome shotgun sequence, one DNA window encodes the following:
- the PNLIPRP3 gene encoding pancreatic lipase-related protein 3: MTDPTIGLPIHKRGKNVKTGKNWTIKWRSGKEVCYERVGCFKDGFPWTGTLSRQLAGLPWSPEEINTRFLLYTRHNPKAYQEISAVNYRTIQASHFGTDKMTHINIPGWKSDGKWQQDMCNVLLKVEDVNCINVDWINGSLEYIHAVNNLRVVGAEVAYLTDVLMKKFGYSPSKVHLIGHSVGAHLAGEAGSRVPGLGRITGLDPAGPYFHNTLNEVRLDPSDANFVDVIHTNAVRLLFEFGAGTINACGHLDFYPNGGKHMPGCEDLITPLFSFDFNAYKEEVASFFDCNHARSHRFYIESILNPDAFIAYPCRSYRSFKAGNCFHCPKEGCPTMGHFADRFHLKSMQPNRSYYFLNTGTLSPFARWSHKLSVRLDGNNVTQGSMFLRVGGTTGKTGAFVIASGTLKPGMTYTKLIDADVNVGNVTNIEFFWKELLFGHSQNKLGAEMVIDISGKYGYESTFCSQDIMGPNIAQILKPCQSQIQS; this comes from the exons GAAAAGAAGTTTGCTATGAAAGGGTGGGGTGCTTTAAAGATGGTTTCCCATGGACTGGGACTTTGTCAAGACAGTTGGCAGGTCTACCCTGGTCTCCTGAAGAGATAAACACTCGCTTTCTGCTCTACACGAGACATAATCCCAAAGCTTATCAG GAGATCAGTGCAGTTAATTATCGAACTATCCAAGCCTCACACTTCGGGACAGACAAGATGACCCATATCAACATACCCGGATGGAAATCAGATGGAAAATGGCAGCAAGACATGTGCAAT GTGCTACTCAAAGTAGAAGATGTGAACTGCATTAACGTAGACTGGATTAACGGTTCACTGGAGTATATCCATGCGGTAAACAACCTCCGCGTTGTCGGTGCCGAGGTGGCATATCTTACTGATGTTCTCATG AAAAAGTTTGGATATTCTCCTTCAAAAGTGCACTTGATTGGCCACAGCGTGGGAGCACATCTGGCTGGGGAAGCTGGGTCAAGGGTACCAGGCCTTGGAAGAATAACTG GGTTGGACCCAGCTGGGCCATATTTCCACAACACTCTGAATGAAGTTAGGCTGGACCCTTCAGATGCCAACTTTGTTGATGTTATTCATACAAATGCAGTTCGCTTACTctttgagtttg GTGCTGGGACTATTAATGCTTGTGGTCACCTTGACTTTTACCCAAATGGAGGGAAGCACATGCCAGGATGTGAAGACTTAATTACACCTTTGTTTAGCTTTGATTTCAATGCTTATAAGGAAG AAGTGGCTTCCTTCTTTGATTGCAACCATGCCCGAAGTCATCGCTTTTATATTGAAAGCATCCTCAATCCTGATGCATTTATTGCTTATCCTTGTAGATCCTACAGATCTTTTAAAGCG GGAAATTGCTTCCATTGTCCCAAAGAAGGCTGCCCAACAATGGGTCATTTTGCTGATAGATTTCACCTCAAAAGTATGCAGCCTAATAGAtcgtattattttttaaacacaggcACTCTTTCCCCATTTGCCC gttGGAGTCACAAATTATCTGTCAGACTCGACGGAAACAATGTCACCCAAGGGAGCATGTTTCTCCGTGTAGGTGGAACCACTGGGAAAACAGGGGCATTTGTGATAGCCAG TGGAACACTTAAGCCAGGCATGACTTATACAAAATTAATTGACGCAGACGTTAATGTTGGAAATGTTACCAATATCGAGTTCTTTTGGAAGGAACTTTTGTTTGGACACTCTCAGAATAAGTTGGGAGCAGAAATGGTGATAGATATATCTGGAAAATATGGATACGA ATCTACCTTCTGTAGCCAGGACATTATGGGACCCAATATTGCTCAGATCCTGAAGCCATGCCAATCTCAGATACAGTCTTGA